A region from the Triticum urartu cultivar G1812 chromosome 1, Tu2.1, whole genome shotgun sequence genome encodes:
- the LOC125533763 gene encoding uncharacterized protein LOC125533763, producing MGFTRESMEVQAHGNTKLHVIHTNDLHKAATTIEQFERHLQFERHKIVGVDVKYTNDHGEDQKPALVQLSIGKDHPVLLFQLSAPDKNCTKFDNFLADPRYTFVGFSIDGDIEMLGRVGLEIAHYVDIQKEWRVPTATKPLDSLGDVSGILVHDVELTDAEHQRWACMPLSMRHIEYAVKDAYAAYAIWSRHSIIQEGLHRAKLDKEQTRKRARSCGDYDY from the coding sequence ATGGGATTCACCAGGGAATCCATGGAGGTGCAGGCCCACGGCAACACAAAGTTGCACGTGATCCACACCAATGACTTGCACAAGGCGGCGACCACCATTGAGCAGTTCGAGCGACACCTCCAGTTCGAGCGCCACAAGATCGTCGGAGTTGATGTGAAGTACACCAACGACCATGGCGAAGATCAGAAACCCGCCCTAGTCCAGCTCTCCATCGGCAAGGATCATCCGGTGTTGCTCTTCCAACTGAGCGCGCCCGACAAGAACTGCACCAAGTTCGACAACTTCCTCGCGGACCCCAGGTACACGTTTGTTGGCTTCTCCATCGATGGCGACATAGAGATGCTCGGCCGCGTCGGACTGGAGATTGCCCACTACGTCGACATCCAGAAGGAATGGAGGGTGCCTACAGCTACCAAGCCTCTGGACTCCCTTGGGGACGTCTCAGGCATCCTTGTCCATGACGTAGAGCTCACTGACGCAGAGCACCAGCGCTGGGCGTGCATGCCCCTGTCCATGAGGCACATCGAGTACGCGGTAAAGGACGCTTACGCTGCGTACGCGATATGGAGCCGCCACAGCATCATCCAGGAAGGGCTTCATCGGGCAAAACTCGACAAGGAGCAGACCAGAAAGCGTGCTAGGTCCTGTGGCGACTACGACTACTGA